One genomic region from Argentina anserina chromosome 2, drPotAnse1.1, whole genome shotgun sequence encodes:
- the LOC126783634 gene encoding 40S ribosomal protein S24-1-like, producing MADNKAVTIRTRKFMTNRLLSRKQFVSSYIHYQLLHPGRSNVSKTELKDKLARMYEVKDTNSIFVFKFRTHFGGGKSTGFGLIFDSVENAKKFEPKYRLIRNGLETKVAKSRKQLKERKNRAKKIRGVKKTKAGDAAKKK from the exons atGGCAGACAACAAGGCTGTGACCATCCGTACCAGGAAGTTCATGACCAATCGCCTTCTCTCCAGGAAGCAATTCGTGAGTTCTTACATTCACTACCA GTTACTTCATCCAGGAAGATCCAATGTTTCCAAG ACTGAACTAAAGGATAAACTGGCAAGGATGTACGAAGTGAAGGACACAAACTCTATCTTTGTGTTTAAGTTCCGCACCCATTTTGGAGGGGGGAAGTCCACTGGTTTTGGCTTGATTTTTGATTCTGTAGAGAATGCAAAGAAGTTTGAGCCCAAGTACCGGCTGATCAGG AATGGGCTGGAAACTAAGGTGGCAAAGTCAAGGAAGCaactgaaagaaagaaagaacagAGCTAAGAAGATTCGGGGAGTCAAGAAG ACCAAGGCCGGTGACGCTGCCAAGAAGAAATGA
- the LOC126783694 gene encoding uncharacterized protein LOC126783694 codes for MRDFPSCFGENGVQVADFSSSSSSRAAKPAHQNLVSCVYQCKLRGRVCLITVTWTKNLMGQGLSVEIDDAANFCLCKVDIKPWLFSKRKGCRNLEVNNSKIDIFWDLTNAKFGSGPEPLEKFYLAVMFNQEMVLHLGDLNREVLGSKDPSHGSNAVIVAKREHIFGKKLYGAKAQFCDRGKIHDVTIECETVGLNEPYLVICVDSKIVMKVKKLNWKFRGNHTIVVDGLRIEVFWDVHNWLFGNSMGNAVFMFQTCLSNNVYKLWSTGSGTSDSFLDSSSVLTWSSSSSSRQLKESNNQLQGLGFSLVLHAWKNE; via the coding sequence atgAGGGACTTTCCTTCTTGTTTTGGTGAAAATGGTGTTCAAGTTGCTGATTTTTcgtcatcctcatcatcaagaGCTGCAAAACCTGCTCATCAGAACTTGGTCTCTTGTGTTTATCAGTGTAAATTGCGAGGGCGTGTGTGTTTGATTACAGTTACATGGACCAAGAATTTGATGGGTCAGGGTCTAAGCGTGGAGATTGATGATGCAGCCAATTTTTGCCTCTGTAAGGTGGATATAAAGCCATGGTTGTTCTCAAAGAGAAAAGGGTGCAGAAATCTGGAGGTGAATAATAGTAAAATCGACATCTTTTGGGATTTAACCAATGCTAAATTTGGTTCTGGGCCTGAGCCATTAGAGAAGTTCTACTTGGCTGTCATGTTCAACCAAGAAATGGTTCTTCATCTTGGAGATTTGAATAGAGAGGTTCTTGGTTCAAAAGACCCAAGTCATGGCTCCAATGCTGTCATTGTTGCTAAAAGGGAACACATTTTTGGGAAGAAACTTTATGGTGCAAAGGCTCAGTTTTGTGACAGGGGGAAAATCCATGATGTCACAATTGAGTGTGAGACTGTTGGCCTGAATGAACCTTATCTGGTGATATGTGTTGACAGTAAGATTGTGATGAAGGTGAAGAAGCTGAACTGGAAGTTCAGGGGAAACCATACTATTGTGGTTGATGGGTTGAGAATTGAAGTGTTCTGGGATGTGCACAATTGGCTGTTTGGGAATTCTATGGGAAATGCAGTGTTCATGTTTCAAACTTGCCTCAGTAACAATGTTTATAAGCTATGGAGTACTGGTAGTGGTACTAGCGACTCATTTTTGGATTCGTCATCTGTGTTAACTTGGTCTTCGTCTTCCTCCTCTCGGCAATTAAAAGAGAGCAACAACCAGTTGCAGGGTCTTGGTTTCTCACTGGTTTTGCATGCCTGGAAGAATGAATAG